In Paenibacillus hexagrammi, the following are encoded in one genomic region:
- a CDS encoding AMP-binding protein has product MLQHRGVTRGQIVGLILGRSERFVQSVLAVVKAGATVLPIDPGLPKERIRYMLENSCPALLIAEDAELNQEFHAIGGFSFDAWLASAADQEVSNLNPGTTSDGLYVIYTSGSTGTPKGGAFGAAHHD; this is encoded by the coding sequence GTGCTGCAACATAGGGGCGTCACTCGCGGACAAATCGTTGGCCTTATCTTGGGCCGTTCGGAGCGATTTGTGCAATCCGTGCTTGCCGTGGTGAAGGCCGGCGCTACCGTGCTTCCAATCGATCCGGGGCTTCCAAAGGAACGTATTCGGTACATGTTGGAGAACAGTTGTCCAGCTCTCTTGATTGCGGAAGATGCCGAATTGAACCAAGAGTTCCATGCCATCGGTGGATTTTCATTCGATGCATGGCTTGCGTCAGCAGCTGATCAGGAAGTGTCCAATTTGAATCCTGGCACAACCTCCGATGGGCTGTATGTAATCTATACATCGGGTTCCACGGGAACGCCGAAAGGAGGTGCTTTTGGAGCAGCGCACCATGACTAA
- a CDS encoding non-ribosomal peptide synthetase, which translates to MTNLILAQREENDPVPLGSRVLQFATISFDVCYQEIFTALLSGAQLHIAWEEHKQHPERLIEFAVDCGIQTMFFPTSYLKFLASEKGLLEKLAKGHLKHLVVAGEQLVANHNLKRFVREAGVVLHNHYGPSETHVVTIASLTSPDESGRDIPDVPTIGKPIQNTRIYMLGPSGKLQPKGVPGELCIAGVCLARGYIGLPKLNAEKFVEDPFFPGERMYRTGDLARWLPDGTIEYLGRMDNQVKIRGYRIELGEIESRLLAVDGIREAAVIAKEDNTGQSHLCAYYTGDRPIRPGELRSILSHTLPSYMLPSYMIQLPLMPLNANGKVDRRALPEPDLSASLTEYKPPVTELERKIVDIWSQILGIERIGMLDHLEDLGVNSLSYMRAIVALEEEFGFEFEDGDMSAGRFVTVADVTASVEKRMRVNV; encoded by the coding sequence ATGACTAATCTGATTCTGGCGCAGAGGGAAGAAAATGACCCAGTGCCTTTGGGTTCCCGTGTGCTCCAGTTTGCCACGATTTCCTTTGATGTCTGTTACCAGGAAATATTCACGGCTTTGCTAAGCGGTGCGCAGCTGCACATAGCATGGGAGGAGCATAAGCAGCATCCGGAGAGACTGATTGAATTCGCAGTTGATTGCGGCATTCAAACGATGTTCTTTCCGACGTCCTATCTAAAGTTTTTGGCTTCGGAAAAAGGACTCCTGGAAAAGTTGGCGAAGGGACACTTAAAGCACTTGGTCGTCGCAGGCGAACAACTGGTGGCGAACCATAATCTGAAGCGGTTTGTACGGGAAGCTGGGGTCGTGCTGCACAATCACTACGGACCGTCGGAAACACATGTCGTCACCATAGCTTCACTGACAAGTCCCGATGAGAGCGGGCGGGACATCCCGGATGTGCCTACGATTGGAAAGCCGATTCAAAATACTCGCATCTATATGCTTGGCCCAAGCGGAAAGCTTCAGCCGAAGGGAGTACCGGGAGAGCTCTGTATAGCTGGCGTTTGCTTGGCCAGAGGGTACATTGGTCTACCGAAACTGAATGCTGAAAAGTTTGTAGAAGACCCTTTCTTCCCGGGAGAGAGGATGTACCGGACTGGGGATTTGGCAAGATGGCTGCCTGACGGGACAATTGAATACTTAGGGAGAATGGATAATCAGGTTAAAATTCGAGGATATCGAATCGAACTGGGGGAAATCGAATCCCGATTGCTAGCAGTTGACGGGATCAGAGAAGCGGCTGTTATTGCGAAGGAGGATAACACTGGTCAAAGCCATCTGTGTGCCTATTACACGGGCGACCGCCCGATTCGTCCAGGTGAACTCAGATCGATTCTGTCCCACACGCTGCCCTCATACATGCTGCCTTCCTATATGATTCAGTTACCGCTCATGCCGTTGAACGCCAACGGCAAGGTAGATCGCAGGGCGCTTCCGGAGCCGGACTTGTCGGCGTCTCTGACTGAATACAAGCCGCCTGTGACGGAGCTAGAGCGCAAGATTGTGGACATTTGGTCGCAAATCCTCGGTATTGAACGCATCGGAATGCTGGATCATTTGGAAGATTTGGGGGTTAATTCATTAAGCTACATGCGAGCGATTGTTGCGCTCGAAGAGGAGTTTGGCTTCGAATTCGAGGATGGGGATATGAGTGCCGGGCGTTTTGTTACCGTCGCCGATGTCACGGCATCTGTGGAGAAGCGGATGCGTG